The Akkermansia sp. N21116 genome includes a region encoding these proteins:
- a CDS encoding L,D-transpeptidase, with product MQCRFLTSILLVASVLMWASCSSMQDKADPNRLPDGRIGASYQDFLNRSDYRDTRDVWYHDERIEKANTENSKIVVRLGAQRGALYVNDEIAMDFPVCTGRSSYETPRGSFRIIEKVRDYRSRSYGSVYNASGDRVNSDATSSSPVPSGGKFVGASMPLWMRIKDGYGLHVGRVLRDADSHGCVRIPQEACSYLFEKCGEGTRVVIED from the coding sequence ATGCAATGTCGTTTTTTGACAAGTATTTTGCTCGTTGCTTCTGTATTGATGTGGGCTTCCTGCTCGTCGATGCAGGATAAGGCTGACCCGAACAGATTGCCTGATGGGCGCATAGGCGCAAGTTATCAGGATTTTCTCAATCGTTCCGACTATCGTGATACGCGCGACGTCTGGTACCATGACGAGCGCATTGAAAAGGCAAATACCGAAAACAGCAAAATCGTGGTGCGCCTGGGAGCTCAGCGCGGCGCTCTATACGTGAACGACGAGATTGCTATGGATTTTCCGGTTTGTACCGGGCGTTCCTCTTACGAAACCCCGAGGGGCAGTTTTCGCATTATCGAAAAAGTCCGGGATTACCGTTCCCGTTCCTATGGCAGCGTGTACAATGCATCCGGCGACCGCGTGAATTCCGATGCAACATCTTCGTCTCCCGTTCCCTCCGGCGGTAAGTTCGTTGGTGCTTCCATGCCTTTGTGGATGCGGATCAAAGATGGCTATGGTCTGCATGTTGGCCGTGTCCTGCGCGATGCTGATTCCCACGGATGCGTGCGCATTCCCCAGGAAGCTTGCAGTTATCTTTTTGAGAAGTGCGGGGAAGGGACGCGCGTTGTGATCGAGGACTGA
- a CDS encoding DoxX family protein encodes MKPGYLFGTCPCATSAGQLLLRITLGGAMWPHGAQKVLGWFGGGGLDATLSAFTGGMGIPAPLAWIAILTEFFAPLAIVSGLLTRLAALGLAITMGVAMTHNWDHGFFMNWYGNQSGEGIEYQILYVGAALALMLMGAGKYSLDALLDRK; translated from the coding sequence ATGAAACCGGGATATCTCTTTGGAACTTGCCCTTGCGCCACATCTGCAGGACAATTATTGCTGCGTATCACTTTGGGGGGGGCCATGTGGCCTCACGGAGCCCAGAAGGTACTTGGATGGTTCGGTGGCGGAGGCCTTGATGCAACACTGTCCGCTTTTACGGGAGGCATGGGGATTCCCGCGCCCTTGGCCTGGATTGCCATCCTGACGGAATTTTTTGCTCCTCTGGCGATTGTGTCCGGGTTGTTGACACGTCTGGCCGCATTGGGATTGGCGATTACGATGGGCGTAGCCATGACGCACAATTGGGATCATGGATTCTTCATGAATTGGTATGGCAACCAGTCAGGAGAAGGTATCGAATATCAGATTTTGTATGTCGGCGCCGCACTTGCCTTAATGCTGATGGGGGCTGGAAAATATTCCCTGGATGCTCTGTTGGACAGGAAATAA
- the ruvA gene encoding Holliday junction branch migration protein RuvA: MIAFLRGIVAEAMPQRILLDVHGVGYEVTVPLSTFDSLNPLPGRELLLKTFLHIRENAQTLYGFATEAEKDIFMLLIDRVSGIGPATAIAILGSMNVEQFKSAVVQGDISGIARAKGVGKKTAERIVLELKDKIGLAATWEAQAQGETSLAASDAELALVALGFKQVEARKAIAAQLKTSPDSPTDELIRAALRSLN, translated from the coding sequence ATGATAGCTTTCTTGCGCGGGATTGTAGCGGAGGCAATGCCTCAGAGGATTCTGTTGGATGTCCATGGGGTCGGATATGAGGTGACGGTCCCCCTGTCCACTTTTGATTCGTTGAATCCCCTGCCGGGCCGGGAATTGCTGTTGAAGACATTTTTACATATTCGAGAGAATGCCCAGACATTATATGGGTTTGCGACCGAGGCGGAGAAGGATATTTTCATGTTGTTGATCGATCGCGTATCAGGCATTGGTCCGGCAACGGCTATTGCCATTCTGGGATCGATGAATGTGGAACAGTTCAAGTCTGCCGTCGTCCAAGGCGATATCTCCGGAATTGCCCGAGCCAAGGGGGTCGGGAAAAAGACGGCGGAACGCATTGTCCTGGAACTTAAAGACAAAATCGGGCTTGCTGCGACATGGGAAGCTCAAGCGCAGGGAGAGACGAGCCTGGCAGCCAGTGATGCGGAACTGGCTTTGGTGGCTCTCGGGTTCAAGCAGGTGGAAGCCCGCAAGGCTATAGCTGCCCAACTCAAAACGAGTCCCGATTCGCCTACGGATGAATTGATTCGTGCCGCCCTGCGCTCTTTGAATTGA
- a CDS encoding ubiquinone/menaquinone biosynthesis methyltransferase, translating into MQNPEFVKNAFASIAPRYVATNHVLSMGIDLLWRNRVAQIVSEWKPSRLLDLATGTGDLALVMQHAMPDTEITGSDFCQPMLDIAAARGVANIVCADAMDLPFPDKGYDAVTVAFGLRNMADWSGALKEMKRMLRPGGHLLILDFSLPSGLLRAPYRWYLHRILPMVAGWMTGHREAYDYLARSIEDFPCGEAMCRLIGQAGFIDVSVEPLNGGIASIYRGEA; encoded by the coding sequence ATGCAAAATCCGGAGTTTGTCAAAAATGCCTTTGCATCCATTGCTCCCAGGTATGTCGCCACCAACCATGTTCTGAGCATGGGCATTGACCTTCTTTGGAGAAACCGCGTCGCTCAAATTGTCTCGGAATGGAAACCGTCAAGGCTCCTGGATTTGGCTACCGGAACGGGAGACCTGGCCCTGGTCATGCAACATGCCATGCCGGATACGGAAATTACCGGATCCGATTTCTGCCAGCCGATGCTCGACATTGCGGCAGCCCGCGGTGTTGCCAACATCGTTTGCGCCGACGCAATGGATCTGCCCTTCCCCGACAAAGGATACGATGCAGTCACCGTCGCCTTCGGCCTCCGCAACATGGCGGACTGGTCCGGCGCTCTGAAAGAAATGAAGCGGATGCTGCGTCCGGGAGGCCACCTGCTCATCCTCGACTTTTCGCTGCCGTCAGGGCTGTTGCGCGCACCGTACCGCTGGTACCTCCACCGGATTCTGCCGATGGTGGCCGGATGGATGACAGGGCACCGGGAAGCCTACGATTATCTTGCCCGCAGCATTGAGGATTTTCCCTGCGGCGAGGCAATGTGCCGTCTGATCGGCCAAGCCGGATTCATCGACGTTTCCGTTGAGCCGCTCAACGGAGGAATAGCCAGCATTTACAGGGGGGAAGCATGA
- a CDS encoding ParB/RepB/Spo0J family partition protein, giving the protein MPKPALGKGLGALITKQSSKESVDSLSVKQPGDIVHHLPLDSIHPSSLQPRSVFTEAQLEELRESIREHGIIQPLIVRRKDSGYELIAGERRWRASASLGLESVPAIIREASDRDVLEMALIENLQRENLSPLEEASGYLRLKNEFKLKQGDIAQRVGKSRASVANSIRLLDLYEDARKLLADGSLSVGHAKALLGVKNEADQSKLAQESVMKSWTVRQIEKAVQTYLNPPDPIPPSRKPASPGYRKICSYLSRQISAPVNISSHGAKGTIEISYADRSDFMRILELLGIEMDPDVFPSSR; this is encoded by the coding sequence ATGCCGAAACCCGCACTTGGTAAAGGACTGGGCGCTCTCATTACAAAGCAGAGCTCGAAGGAATCTGTTGACAGTTTATCTGTTAAACAACCGGGGGATATTGTACACCATTTGCCTCTCGACAGCATCCATCCCAGTTCACTCCAGCCACGTTCCGTCTTTACCGAAGCCCAGTTGGAAGAACTCCGAGAATCCATCCGCGAACACGGTATCATCCAACCCCTGATCGTGCGGCGCAAGGATTCCGGCTACGAACTCATTGCCGGAGAACGCCGCTGGCGTGCTTCTGCTTCCCTCGGACTTGAATCCGTCCCGGCCATCATCCGCGAAGCCTCCGACCGCGACGTTCTCGAAATGGCGTTGATTGAGAACCTGCAGCGAGAAAACCTCAGCCCTCTTGAAGAAGCATCCGGCTACCTCCGGCTCAAAAACGAATTCAAACTCAAGCAGGGAGACATCGCCCAGCGGGTCGGAAAATCCCGCGCCTCCGTCGCCAACAGCATCCGCTTGCTCGATCTCTACGAAGACGCTCGGAAATTGCTCGCCGACGGTTCACTCAGCGTCGGCCATGCCAAGGCCCTCCTCGGTGTCAAAAACGAAGCTGACCAGAGTAAACTAGCCCAGGAGTCAGTCATGAAATCCTGGACCGTGCGCCAAATCGAGAAAGCCGTCCAAACGTATCTCAACCCTCCAGACCCTATTCCTCCCTCCCGTAAACCGGCCAGCCCGGGCTACCGCAAGATTTGCTCGTACCTCTCCCGCCAGATTTCGGCACCAGTCAACATTTCGTCTCACGGAGCCAAGGGAACCATCGAAATTTCCTATGCCGACCGCAGTGACTTCATGCGCATTCTGGAACTTTTAGGCATTGAAATGGATCCGGACGTATTCCCCTCATCCCGGTAA
- a CDS encoding M42 family metallopeptidase — MNDESMEFLTELLETPSPTGLEFEAQKVWAQELEQYADEVECDAYGSTWAKFFAKDAKAPTLMIEAHADEIGFMIRYVTPEGFLRVERVGGSDIAIARGRRIRFMGTQGEVVGITGNTAIHLRGGEDTVPKTWDIFVDVGASSAKEVEEMGLRVGHIGVYCDGPMLMNGKKLVCRALDNRISGFILSELARKLKKSKKELAWNLVLLNAVQEEVGGHGATMATFRIRPDAAICLDVTHATDSPDLSKDRYGDIKLGKGPALTFGTANHPNVTARLELAADKSGIPVQFEASSRCTGTDTDSIFISREGVPSALVSIPLRYMHSPVETADLDDVDATVELLHGFIKSLKKSDDFRYSLGK, encoded by the coding sequence ATGAATGATGAAAGTATGGAATTTTTGACGGAATTGCTGGAAACGCCGAGCCCTACCGGGCTTGAATTCGAAGCACAAAAAGTATGGGCGCAGGAATTGGAACAGTACGCGGATGAAGTCGAATGCGATGCCTACGGCAGCACCTGGGCCAAATTCTTCGCGAAAGACGCCAAGGCTCCTACCCTCATGATTGAAGCACATGCCGACGAAATCGGCTTCATGATCCGCTACGTTACACCGGAAGGCTTCCTCCGAGTCGAACGCGTGGGTGGCTCCGACATCGCCATCGCCCGCGGACGGCGCATCCGTTTCATGGGGACTCAAGGAGAAGTCGTCGGGATTACAGGCAACACGGCTATCCACCTGCGTGGCGGCGAGGATACCGTCCCGAAAACATGGGATATCTTTGTCGATGTCGGAGCATCGTCTGCCAAGGAAGTGGAAGAAATGGGCCTGCGGGTCGGCCACATCGGCGTCTATTGCGATGGTCCCATGTTGATGAACGGCAAGAAACTCGTCTGCCGAGCCTTGGACAACCGCATCAGCGGGTTCATCCTCTCCGAACTGGCCAGAAAATTGAAAAAGTCCAAAAAGGAACTTGCTTGGAACCTCGTACTTCTCAATGCCGTCCAGGAAGAAGTGGGTGGTCATGGAGCTACTATGGCCACGTTCAGAATCCGGCCGGATGCAGCTATCTGCCTGGATGTCACTCATGCTACCGATTCCCCCGACCTGAGCAAGGACAGGTACGGCGATATCAAACTTGGTAAAGGTCCCGCCCTCACCTTCGGTACAGCCAACCATCCCAACGTCACGGCACGGCTGGAACTGGCCGCTGACAAATCCGGCATACCCGTCCAGTTTGAAGCATCAAGCCGTTGCACGGGGACGGATACGGATTCCATCTTCATCTCCAGGGAAGGGGTTCCATCCGCCCTCGTTTCGATTCCCCTGCGCTACATGCATTCTCCGGTAGAAACGGCCGACCTTGATGATGTGGACGCCACGGTAGAGTTACTCCACGGCTTCATCAAGTCATTGAAAAAGAGCGACGACTTCCGTTATTCCCTCGGCAAGTAA
- a CDS encoding BatA domain-containing protein yields MSFTDPWLFWALPAVAIPVLIHLINLWRHRSRPWAAMEFLLKATRETHGGRKIRHYIILCLRMLALLLLIAAMAQPLLSPFLGFKSSGVQRVLLILDRSASMGTRSDGTTSLQQAIPPVIAETMETLKGARLIMLDSVSWKLQEIPTPEALAGSSSTSTTDTASDIPGLFMKAADFLKDTPGGKTEIWVASDMQISDWMPTSHRWEYVRSSLAALPNPPSIRILALRDRPASNRGIRIHDAVREDNALILDFTVTRYDSGDKDREQIPLVLSLNNIRTELNISVSGTSTRLTRKIPLPPGMESGFGYLSLPDDSQPRDNTAYFVFSPPPEIRVEIMAQTPDIAGILTNMAAPPGIEGMKASSTLLPVRLPLLLDKTPLVIWQGPFPKDNKTANLDAYTRNGGTILFLPPVYDPKNAEERKFLEVTWLPREQAPEDTYFRITAWDRESGILRNGRDKNPLPVSGVRAIVRAPIHGTGETIATWDDGSVALLHIPNGEGDAYFLATAPDYTWSNLADGHLLLPVIQRLARQGADRFLPQLSLHVADDRLQPSPDESNPQRLDDKAPPEGRISPWIMAGIYRMGERNFSTNIPPGELTKEQLQNDALSSIFQGLHTSLLGIHGSEPPLAVEIWKPCLLLALFCLLAEAILQLPVSTKSGRHRSRHP; encoded by the coding sequence ATGTCATTCACGGATCCATGGTTGTTCTGGGCTCTTCCGGCAGTAGCCATCCCGGTTTTGATCCACCTGATCAACCTGTGGAGACACCGTTCACGGCCATGGGCAGCCATGGAGTTTCTCCTGAAAGCGACCCGTGAAACGCATGGAGGCAGGAAAATCCGGCATTACATCATCCTGTGCCTCCGCATGCTGGCTCTTCTCCTGCTGATTGCCGCCATGGCGCAGCCTCTCCTCAGCCCCTTCCTGGGTTTCAAATCGTCCGGTGTCCAGCGAGTCCTGTTAATTTTGGACCGTTCCGCCTCGATGGGAACACGAAGCGATGGAACAACAAGCCTCCAGCAGGCCATCCCGCCCGTCATTGCGGAAACCATGGAAACCCTCAAAGGAGCACGCCTCATCATGCTGGATTCCGTCTCGTGGAAATTGCAGGAAATCCCAACCCCCGAAGCCCTTGCAGGCAGTTCGTCCACATCCACGACGGATACTGCATCGGACATCCCCGGTCTTTTCATGAAGGCGGCTGATTTTCTTAAGGACACCCCTGGCGGCAAAACGGAAATATGGGTAGCGTCCGACATGCAGATTTCCGACTGGATGCCTACGTCGCACCGCTGGGAATATGTCCGTTCATCGCTAGCCGCTCTTCCCAACCCGCCCAGTATCCGCATCCTCGCCCTCAGAGACAGGCCGGCGTCCAATCGCGGCATCCGCATCCATGACGCCGTCCGGGAAGACAATGCCCTCATTCTCGACTTTACGGTCACCCGGTACGATTCGGGAGACAAGGACCGGGAACAGATTCCCCTCGTCCTCTCCCTCAACAATATCAGAACCGAATTGAACATCTCCGTCTCCGGCACCTCCACGCGACTTACCCGCAAAATCCCCCTGCCGCCCGGCATGGAATCCGGTTTCGGATACTTGAGTTTACCGGATGACAGCCAGCCCAGGGACAATACAGCCTATTTCGTCTTCTCGCCTCCCCCCGAAATCCGGGTGGAAATCATGGCGCAGACCCCGGACATTGCCGGAATCCTCACTAACATGGCAGCTCCACCCGGTATCGAAGGCATGAAAGCTTCCTCCACGTTACTGCCAGTCAGACTCCCGCTTCTTCTGGATAAAACGCCTCTCGTCATCTGGCAGGGACCGTTCCCCAAAGACAACAAAACGGCCAACCTTGATGCCTACACCAGAAACGGCGGCACCATACTTTTCCTTCCTCCCGTGTATGATCCCAAGAATGCGGAAGAAAGGAAATTCCTCGAAGTTACCTGGTTGCCCCGGGAACAGGCGCCGGAAGACACCTATTTTCGCATCACCGCCTGGGATCGCGAATCGGGCATCCTCCGCAACGGCAGGGACAAAAATCCTCTTCCGGTATCCGGAGTCAGGGCCATTGTCCGCGCGCCCATCCACGGTACGGGTGAGACCATCGCCACTTGGGACGACGGCAGCGTCGCCCTGCTGCACATCCCCAATGGAGAAGGAGATGCCTACTTCCTCGCAACAGCACCCGATTATACCTGGTCCAATCTGGCTGACGGTCATCTCCTCCTTCCCGTCATCCAGCGCCTCGCCAGGCAGGGAGCAGACCGTTTCCTGCCCCAGCTCTCACTTCACGTTGCCGATGACAGACTCCAGCCCTCACCGGACGAAAGCAATCCTCAAAGGCTGGATGACAAAGCTCCCCCGGAAGGCCGCATCTCTCCCTGGATCATGGCAGGAATATACCGCATGGGAGAAAGAAATTTCAGCACCAACATCCCACCGGGAGAATTGACGAAGGAGCAATTGCAAAACGACGCTCTTTCATCCATCTTCCAAGGGCTTCATACCAGCCTCCTGGGTATCCACGGCAGCGAACCTCCCCTTGCTGTCGAGATCTGGAAGCCTTGCCTTCTGTTGGCCCTCTTCTGTCTGCTCGCCGAAGCCATTCTCCAGCTTCCCGTATCTACCAAATCCGGAAGACACCGTTCCCGGCACCCATGA
- a CDS encoding penicillin-binding transpeptidase domain-containing protein, which produces MLRMIPTRLGVAILSAGLLLFMPAAGAPSSSVKPQQNKPAPVKPSAHDDDEDEIVSSVRLDDDGNKQDTASGEKEGLDDSPSFVPIPDQEQRGDNDGAGNGKKISISGVKGDQSQAATESYAKTRTSARTMALLIPAPRGQILDRNGEAFAQTKVAYQLALRFGQFENEDRENIVRFGRSCLEKAHQITGKTWEFTDEKLWQHYKDRRWLPLPVTNVIRDDEAEKIRTQVDKVRGLELLPIYIRYYPAKEMAAHIIGYVGSKGKLPSGPINHMDPLWEQTEGRIGLEKEYDHTLNGKPGVWRLMFDEDGNKILDELQSRPKPGGSLVTTLNLSWQKKAEKALGKGARRGAMVVIDCKSGEVLVMASTPSYDPNLFIPNISQKDFEALSTHPSKPLLSRAFQGKYPPASTFKVITVMAALKYGVIDANTTVNCPASIQIGKHTFRNWSKIPEGYINCVRALARSNNIFMALTAMRLGNTSVSSANRLLDTARLFGYGSKTGLPIPDYKGLVPDSEYMIQRHHRNFMSGDVVNMSIGQGVLLASPLQVAHAMAGIANGYGLPKLHLVKQIQDSNANVIYVANPEIQTPLTEYANEIAVVRKGMDAVVNGEGGTGRHARLSYTSIAGKSGTAQWGPEKDDSRLAWFAGFLPVDNPRYAYAVLYEGLPGERIGGGAKAAPIVKEFFESVKEDVKAELNPETAIPVAVPADEPDPGAAKPASGMDVPPISAAQLSEEVDDSSDSNKKMVPVNPGSASVPAENTSPSMYPQPGDPDYIPGLPRQIPRNLRKSPVPAEAPKPVMPPVEDNIPVAEPL; this is translated from the coding sequence ATGTTACGGATGATTCCTACTCGTCTTGGCGTTGCTATCCTGTCGGCCGGGCTGTTGCTGTTCATGCCTGCGGCGGGAGCTCCGTCATCTTCCGTGAAACCGCAGCAGAACAAGCCTGCTCCTGTCAAACCGTCCGCGCATGACGATGATGAAGACGAGATCGTTTCGAGCGTCCGTCTGGATGATGACGGCAACAAGCAAGATACGGCGTCTGGGGAGAAGGAAGGCCTGGACGATTCCCCTTCTTTCGTTCCTATTCCCGATCAGGAACAGCGGGGTGATAACGATGGCGCTGGAAACGGAAAAAAAATAAGTATTTCCGGAGTCAAGGGGGATCAGTCCCAGGCTGCGACCGAATCCTACGCCAAAACCCGCACGTCGGCCCGTACGATGGCTTTGCTTATCCCTGCTCCGCGAGGTCAGATTCTGGATCGCAACGGGGAAGCCTTCGCCCAGACGAAAGTCGCCTATCAGCTTGCCCTTCGTTTCGGACAGTTTGAAAACGAAGACCGTGAGAATATTGTTCGTTTCGGGCGTTCCTGCCTTGAAAAAGCGCATCAAATTACAGGAAAAACCTGGGAATTTACCGATGAAAAATTGTGGCAGCATTACAAGGACCGTCGTTGGCTTCCCCTGCCTGTGACCAATGTAATTCGCGACGATGAGGCGGAGAAAATCCGTACCCAGGTGGACAAGGTGCGTGGTCTGGAACTCCTGCCCATTTACATCAGATATTACCCCGCCAAGGAAATGGCCGCCCACATTATCGGGTATGTCGGCTCCAAGGGAAAGTTGCCATCCGGGCCGATCAACCATATGGATCCCTTGTGGGAACAGACGGAAGGCCGCATAGGGCTGGAAAAGGAATATGATCATACATTGAACGGCAAGCCCGGTGTGTGGCGCCTCATGTTCGATGAAGATGGCAATAAAATTCTCGACGAACTTCAATCGCGTCCCAAGCCCGGCGGTTCGCTTGTGACGACTCTTAATCTCAGTTGGCAGAAGAAGGCGGAAAAGGCTCTGGGCAAGGGAGCCCGGCGCGGTGCCATGGTCGTCATCGATTGTAAGAGCGGTGAAGTCCTTGTGATGGCATCGACTCCATCGTATGATCCCAACCTGTTCATTCCCAACATATCCCAGAAAGATTTTGAGGCGTTGAGCACTCATCCTTCCAAGCCTCTTCTTTCCCGTGCCTTCCAGGGTAAATATCCTCCGGCATCTACCTTCAAGGTGATTACGGTGATGGCAGCTCTGAAATACGGCGTCATTGATGCCAATACGACAGTCAATTGTCCGGCATCCATCCAGATCGGCAAGCATACGTTCCGGAACTGGAGCAAGATTCCGGAAGGGTATATCAACTGTGTCCGCGCCCTGGCTAGGTCGAACAACATATTCATGGCGTTGACGGCTATGCGCTTGGGCAACACGTCCGTATCTTCGGCCAACAGGCTTTTGGATACGGCCCGGTTGTTTGGTTATGGTTCCAAGACCGGTTTGCCCATCCCGGATTACAAGGGGTTGGTACCGGATAGCGAATACATGATCCAGCGCCACCACCGTAACTTCATGTCGGGAGATGTTGTCAACATGTCGATTGGGCAGGGTGTGTTGCTGGCTTCCCCTTTGCAGGTTGCTCATGCCATGGCGGGTATTGCCAACGGCTACGGCCTTCCCAAACTTCATCTTGTCAAACAGATTCAAGATAGCAACGCCAATGTCATTTATGTGGCCAACCCGGAAATTCAGACTCCCCTGACCGAATATGCCAACGAGATTGCCGTCGTCCGCAAGGGTATGGATGCGGTGGTCAATGGAGAAGGTGGGACGGGCCGCCACGCTAGATTGTCTTATACGTCCATTGCCGGGAAGTCCGGTACGGCCCAGTGGGGGCCTGAGAAGGATGACTCCCGTTTGGCTTGGTTTGCCGGGTTCTTGCCAGTCGATAATCCTCGGTATGCCTATGCCGTGCTTTATGAAGGTCTTCCAGGGGAACGAATCGGCGGAGGCGCCAAGGCTGCCCCGATTGTGAAGGAATTTTTTGAAAGTGTGAAGGAAGACGTTAAGGCTGAGCTCAACCCGGAAACTGCCATTCCCGTTGCCGTGCCGGCGGATGAGCCCGACCCCGGGGCAGCCAAGCCTGCTTCCGGCATGGATGTTCCACCTATTTCTGCGGCTCAGTTATCCGAAGAGGTGGATGATTCCTCGGATTCCAACAAGAAGATGGTTCCCGTCAATCCTGGTTCCGCCTCTGTCCCGGCGGAAAATACAAGTCCCAGCATGTATCCCCAGCCCGGAGACCCGGATTATATACCCGGACTGCCCAGACAAATTCCCCGTAATTTGAGAAAATCCCCCGTTCCCGCAGAGGCTCCGAAGCCGGTAATGCCTCCTGTAGAAGACAATATTCCGGTGGCGGAGCCACTGTAG
- a CDS encoding M28 family peptidase has protein sequence MTNRILTCILFLLLFACEQKERLVTATAAPNAGNAPEKLVDSPEFSGDNALFHSLKIVSFGERHPGSPGAARQLAYLKDELARHGWSVQEQRFTSPTPSGEKNFVNLRARFGNKADFSRPADGIVSCHIDTKTEIPGFVGANDGASGAGALLELSRILAGTPGHASRIELVFFDGEESFGRHITPEDGLYGSRYYAGTLRDSLPVWMINLDMVGRQGMRIRIPSDTPLPFYQLYSRAIDDLKLPSRSWGVASTTIIDDHAPFQEHGVATINIIDDFSEGNWWHTAHDSPDILSADSLHQTGRMTLYLCDKLLSPGSPYPR, from the coding sequence ATGACGAACCGCATCCTTACCTGCATCCTCTTCCTCCTTCTGTTTGCCTGTGAACAGAAAGAACGACTCGTCACGGCTACTGCTGCACCGAATGCCGGCAACGCCCCGGAAAAACTTGTCGATTCCCCCGAATTTTCCGGTGATAACGCCCTCTTCCACTCTCTGAAGATCGTTTCCTTCGGAGAACGCCATCCGGGTTCTCCGGGAGCAGCCCGGCAACTCGCCTATCTCAAGGACGAACTTGCCCGGCACGGTTGGAGCGTTCAGGAACAACGCTTCACATCCCCCACCCCGTCCGGAGAAAAAAACTTCGTCAACCTTCGGGCCAGATTCGGCAACAAGGCGGACTTCTCCAGGCCCGCTGACGGCATCGTCTCCTGCCACATCGATACCAAAACGGAAATCCCCGGTTTCGTGGGAGCCAACGATGGTGCTTCCGGAGCCGGAGCCCTGCTTGAACTCTCCCGAATCCTTGCCGGAACACCTGGACATGCCTCCCGCATAGAACTTGTTTTCTTCGACGGAGAGGAAAGTTTCGGCCGCCACATCACGCCGGAAGACGGTTTGTACGGATCACGCTACTATGCCGGCACCCTGCGGGATTCCCTTCCGGTCTGGATGATCAATCTGGACATGGTCGGACGCCAGGGTATGAGAATCCGCATCCCTTCCGATACCCCCCTGCCTTTCTACCAGCTCTACTCCCGCGCCATCGACGACCTGAAACTGCCGTCTCGTTCCTGGGGAGTCGCCAGTACAACCATTATAGACGACCACGCTCCCTTTCAGGAACACGGCGTAGCCACCATCAATATCATCGATGATTTCAGCGAAGGCAACTGGTGGCACACTGCGCACGACAGTCCGGATATCCTTTCGGCGGATTCCCTTCACCAAACAGGACGCATGACGCTTTACCTGTGCGACAAGCTTCTGTCCCCCGGCTCCCCGTACCCTCGTTGA